One Rattus norvegicus strain BN/NHsdMcwi chromosome 20, GRCr8, whole genome shotgun sequence DNA segment encodes these proteins:
- the Or2j3 gene encoding olfactory receptor Olr1671: MVENFNASWEGYFIFLGFSKWPHLEVVLFVVILIFYMMTLTGNLFIIVLSHLDSHLYTPMYFFLSNLSALDLCYTTSSVPQLLFNLWGPEKTISYAGCMLQLYFVLALGTTECVLLVVMSYDRYAAVCKPLHYSVLMNPRFCQLLAAASWVCGFTTSALHSSFTFWVPLCGHRQVDHFFCEVPALLQLSCVDIHANELTLMVMSAIFVVVPLILILSSYGAIAWTVLKMQSTARLQKVFGTCGAHLTVVSLFFIPIMCIYLQPSTKSSQDHAKFIALFYTVVTPSLNPLIYTLRNKDVRGAIRRLRRYERER; the protein is encoded by the coding sequence ATGGTGGAAAATTTCAATGCAAGTTGGGAAGGGTACTTTATTTTTCTGGGATTTTCTAAATGGCCTCATCTGgaagttgttttgtttgtggtgaTATTGATTTTCTACATGATGACACTGACAGGCAATCTCTTCATCATCGTCTTGTCACACCTAGATTCCCACCTGTACACCCCTATGTACTTCTTCCTCTCAAACCTCTCTGCTCTGGATCTCTGCTACACCACTAGCTCTGTCCCTCAGCTGCTGTTCAACCTCTGGGGTCCAGAGAAGACGATATCTTACGCTGGTTGCATGCTCCAACTCTATTTTGTTCTTGCTCTGGGTACCACAGAGTGTGTTCTGTTGGTGGTGATGTCCTATGACCGCTATGCAGCTGTGTGCAAACCCTTGCATTACTCTGTCCTTATGAATCCTCGTTTCTGCCAACTCCTGGCTGCAGCGTCCTGGGTATGTGGCTTTACCACCTCAGCACTTCATTCTTCCTTTACCTTCTGGGTACCCCTGTGTGGCCATCGCCAAGTGGACCACTTCTTCTGTGAAGTGCCAGCACTGTTGCAGTTGTCCTGTGTGGATATCCATGCAAATGAGCTGACCCTCATGGTTATGAGTGCTATTTTTGTTGTCGTACCACTTATTCTCATTCTGAGCTCCTATGGTGCCATTGCATGGACTGTCCTGAAAATGCAATCAACCGCTCGACTTCAGAAAGTTTTTGGGACCTGTGGAGCCCATCTTActgttgtttctctctttttcattcCAATCATGTGTATTTATCTTCAGCCCTCAACAAAAAGCTCTCAAGATCATGCCAAGTTCATTGCCCTCTTCTATACTGTTGTAACACCTAGCCTCAACCCTCTCATTTATACTCTAAGAAACAAAGATGTGAGAGGGGCAATAAGGAGGCTGCGTAGGTATgagagggagagatga